Proteins from a genomic interval of Microbacterium esteraromaticum:
- the thiC gene encoding phosphomethylpyrimidine synthase ThiC: protein MVARTPKSEVPSSASAASTSATPQSREQHPAHRLAWLEDASHGIRVPITEIQQADSPDGSANAPLQVYRTMGPGSIPEEGLAPWRSAWIAERGDTETYAARGHRLEDDGRSAVRRGAPSQQWRGRTPVPVRAKAGHRVTQMHYARRGIITPEMRFVALREQCDVELVRSEIAAGRAIIPNNVNHPESEPMIVGKAFLVKVNANIGNSAVTSSISEEVAKLEWAAKWGADTLMDLSTGNDIHTTREWIIRNSPIPIGTVPIYQALEKVDGDANALTWEIYRDTVIEQCEQGVDYMTLHAGVLLRYVPMTAERVTGIVSRGGSIMAGWCLAHHQENFLYTHFDELCEIFAAYDVAFSLGDGLRPGSIADANDAAQFAELDTLAELTQRAWEYDVQVMVEGPGHVPLHKIRENVERQQELCHGAPFYTLGPLATDIAPGYDHITSAIGAAEIARYGTAMLCYVTPKEHLGLPNRDDVKTGVITYKIAAHTADLAKGHPGATERDDALSKARFEFRWNDQFALGLDPVTAQEFHDETLPAEPAKTAHFCSMCGPKFCSMRISQDIRDTYGSAEAQAAIAGMQAKSQEFLAAGGEVYLPDPAMRTV, encoded by the coding sequence GTGGTTGCACGCACCCCGAAATCCGAAGTCCCATCCTCGGCATCCGCCGCCTCGACATCGGCGACGCCGCAGTCGCGTGAGCAGCATCCCGCCCACCGGCTCGCGTGGCTCGAAGACGCGAGCCACGGGATCCGCGTGCCGATCACCGAGATCCAGCAGGCCGATTCCCCTGACGGCTCGGCCAACGCGCCCCTGCAGGTGTACCGCACGATGGGTCCCGGCAGCATCCCCGAGGAGGGGCTCGCACCGTGGCGGTCCGCATGGATCGCCGAGCGCGGCGACACCGAGACGTACGCCGCTCGCGGCCACCGCCTCGAAGACGACGGCCGCTCAGCCGTGCGACGAGGCGCGCCCTCGCAGCAATGGCGGGGGCGCACACCGGTACCGGTCCGCGCCAAGGCCGGCCACCGCGTGACGCAGATGCACTACGCCCGCCGGGGCATCATCACCCCCGAGATGCGGTTCGTCGCGCTGCGCGAACAGTGCGACGTCGAGCTGGTGCGCAGCGAGATCGCCGCGGGCCGCGCGATCATTCCCAACAACGTCAACCACCCCGAATCCGAGCCGATGATCGTCGGCAAGGCGTTCCTGGTCAAGGTCAACGCGAACATCGGCAACTCCGCCGTGACCAGCTCGATCAGCGAAGAGGTCGCGAAGCTCGAGTGGGCCGCGAAGTGGGGCGCCGACACGCTCATGGATCTGTCGACGGGCAACGACATCCACACCACGCGGGAGTGGATCATCCGCAACTCGCCGATCCCCATCGGCACCGTGCCGATCTACCAGGCCCTTGAGAAGGTGGACGGTGACGCGAACGCCCTCACCTGGGAGATCTACCGCGACACCGTGATCGAGCAGTGCGAGCAGGGCGTCGACTACATGACCCTCCACGCCGGCGTGCTGCTGCGCTACGTGCCGATGACTGCCGAGCGCGTCACCGGCATCGTCTCGCGCGGCGGATCGATCATGGCCGGCTGGTGCCTCGCCCATCACCAGGAGAACTTCCTGTACACCCATTTCGACGAGCTGTGCGAGATCTTCGCGGCCTACGACGTGGCCTTCTCGCTCGGCGACGGCCTGCGCCCCGGCTCGATCGCCGACGCCAACGACGCCGCGCAGTTCGCCGAGCTCGACACGTTGGCCGAGCTCACGCAGCGGGCCTGGGAGTACGACGTGCAGGTCATGGTCGAGGGGCCGGGGCACGTGCCGCTGCACAAGATCCGCGAGAACGTCGAACGCCAGCAGGAGCTGTGCCACGGCGCGCCGTTCTACACTCTCGGGCCGCTGGCCACCGATATCGCCCCCGGCTACGACCACATCACCTCGGCGATCGGCGCAGCCGAGATCGCCCGCTACGGCACGGCGATGCTCTGCTACGTCACACCGAAGGAGCACCTCGGGCTGCCCAACCGCGATGACGTCAAGACCGGCGTGATCACGTACAAGATCGCCGCGCACACCGCCGACCTCGCCAAGGGACATCCGGGGGCGACCGAACGCGATGATGCCTTGTCGAAGGCCCGATTCGAATTCCGTTGGAACGACCAGTTCGCGCTCGGCCTCGACCCGGTCACGGCGCAGGAGTTCCACGATGAGACCCTGCCGGCCGAGCCGGCCAAGACCGCGCACTTCTGCTCGATGTGCGGACCCAAGTTCTGCTCGATGCGCATCTCGCAAGATATCCGCGACACGTACGGCAGCGCCGAGGCGCAGGCCGCGATCGCCGGGATGCAGGCCAAGAGTCAGGAGTTCCTCGCCGCGGGCGGCGAGGTCTACCTGCCCGACCCGGCGATGCGCACCGTCTGA
- a CDS encoding ABC transporter permease, which translates to MTLTTSPDSTAVIALAETRPTIWHKLRRNPEFWIGGVLVAAFVVMAVWPAAIAGLFGNGDPAACDLSNSRVGPGAEPGHPLGFSVQGCDLFTTVVYGARNSVIVGTVVTLGTSLIAVVLGVLAGYYGGWLDALLSRLSEVVISVPLLLGAVLVLNSVEVRSVWMVSLVLILFSWPTAMRVMRTSTISVAGRGFVTSAKSLGLPTWKILGTHVVPNTIGPVIVLGTLQVGAVIATEATLTYLGIGLQAPAFSWGLQLSQAEPYFASAPHLLYVPAVALTLCVAGFVLLGESIRQAGFQTTHGAA; encoded by the coding sequence ATGACACTCACCACCTCTCCCGACTCCACGGCCGTGATCGCGCTGGCCGAGACCCGGCCGACCATCTGGCACAAGCTGCGCCGCAACCCCGAGTTCTGGATCGGCGGAGTGCTCGTGGCCGCGTTCGTCGTGATGGCCGTGTGGCCGGCGGCGATCGCCGGACTCTTCGGCAACGGTGACCCTGCGGCCTGCGATCTGAGCAACTCCCGCGTCGGTCCGGGCGCCGAGCCCGGGCATCCACTCGGCTTCTCGGTACAGGGCTGCGACCTGTTCACGACCGTGGTTTACGGCGCCCGCAACTCGGTGATCGTCGGCACCGTCGTCACCCTCGGCACGTCATTGATCGCGGTCGTTCTCGGGGTGCTCGCCGGATACTACGGCGGCTGGCTCGACGCCCTGCTCTCGCGTCTGTCCGAAGTGGTCATCTCGGTACCACTGCTGCTGGGAGCCGTACTGGTGCTCAACTCGGTCGAGGTGCGCAGTGTGTGGATGGTCTCGCTCGTGCTCATCCTGTTCTCGTGGCCGACAGCGATGCGCGTCATGCGCACCTCGACGATCTCGGTCGCCGGCCGTGGCTTCGTCACGTCGGCGAAATCACTCGGCCTGCCCACATGGAAGATCTTGGGCACGCACGTCGTGCCCAACACGATCGGTCCGGTGATCGTGCTGGGCACCCTGCAGGTCGGCGCCGTGATCGCCACGGAGGCCACCCTGACCTACCTCGGCATCGGACTGCAGGCGCCGGCGTTCTCGTGGGGGCTGCAGCTCTCTCAGGCCGAGCCGTACTTCGCCTCGGCACCGCACCTGCTCTACGTTCCCGCGGTCGCGCTGACGCTGTGCGTGGCAGGGTTCGTGCTGCTGGGCGAGTCGATCAGGCAGGCCGGGTTCCAGACGACGCACGGCGCAGCCTGA
- a CDS encoding ABC transporter permease: MTYLFTRLLQGVVVFFGTSLLVFLAVFALPGDPLGALAGDAELSETVVRNLEARYHLDQPVLVQYWYYITGLLQGDFGTTVTGENVSDIFAHAWPVTIQLALTAWVLELIIGVTLGIVAALRPGGIADRMATSVAILALAIPTFVLAFFLQQWFGLSLGWFPVAGVSAGWPLAYLLPAFCIAMLGVGPIARLMRTSLLETVSADYVRTAKARGISPLRLSGRHVFRNALVPVVTYLGVDLGALLGGAVVVEGIFNLPGIGRALFTAINTQQGSVVVGIVTAGVLVVLVMNILVDIAHKLLDPRIAP; the protein is encoded by the coding sequence ATGACGTACTTGTTCACCCGACTCCTGCAGGGAGTCGTGGTCTTCTTCGGCACCTCGCTGCTCGTCTTCCTCGCCGTGTTCGCACTGCCCGGCGACCCCCTCGGAGCGCTGGCGGGAGACGCCGAGCTCAGCGAGACGGTCGTGCGCAACCTCGAGGCGCGCTACCACCTCGACCAACCGGTGCTCGTGCAGTACTGGTACTACATCACCGGGCTGCTGCAGGGAGACTTTGGCACCACCGTCACCGGCGAGAACGTCAGCGACATCTTCGCCCACGCCTGGCCCGTGACCATCCAGCTCGCCCTCACCGCATGGGTTCTCGAGCTGATCATCGGCGTGACGCTCGGCATCGTGGCCGCGCTGCGACCCGGCGGCATCGCCGACCGCATGGCGACGTCGGTGGCGATCCTCGCGCTCGCCATCCCCACCTTCGTGCTGGCCTTCTTCCTGCAGCAATGGTTTGGCCTGTCACTGGGATGGTTCCCCGTTGCCGGCGTCTCGGCGGGCTGGCCCCTGGCCTACCTCCTGCCCGCGTTCTGCATCGCCATGCTCGGCGTTGGTCCGATCGCGCGGCTCATGCGCACCAGCCTGCTCGAGACCGTCTCGGCCGACTACGTGCGCACCGCGAAGGCGCGGGGCATCAGCCCGCTGCGACTCAGCGGCCGCCACGTGTTCCGCAACGCCCTGGTGCCCGTCGTCACCTATCTGGGAGTCGACCTGGGGGCACTGCTGGGCGGCGCGGTCGTGGTCGAGGGCATCTTCAACCTGCCCGGGATCGGCCGCGCCCTCTTCACCGCGATCAACACCCAGCAGGGTTCGGTCGTGGTCGGCATCGTCACCGCGGGCGTGCTCGTCGTGCTCGTGATGAACATCCTCGTCGACATCGCTCACAAACTCCTCGACCCCAGGATCGCGCCATGA
- a CDS encoding peptide ABC transporter substrate-binding protein, whose translation MSRLFSLRRGGLIAAALSISLIATGCAPSQSSADAADGDAVLRVGIQKPTSLIPGNSTGLFANTVVGAVFDGLVAFDPVSGQPQNLVAETIESDDQRVWKITLKDGWTFHNGEAVDAEAFARGWNAAVAPENAWVQAKQFSNIVGYDAVAPAEGEPTAEVLAGVTVDGPLQLTVELVEPDSQFPFLLAKSYYSPIPQAALDDPEGFAKQPIGNGAYRVTEPWTGGAEIVTERYDDYAGGDVLNGGVVFQVYTGNDIAYTDYEAGSVDIVSLNPADIPTAEASYPDLVRRAAVDDWRNYLSLPTYLPGYDDPQIRKALSLAIDRDAIITSLLDGEAHVATDVDIPVSVGYRDDACGELCQYDPERAKQLWDEAGGIPGELRIASVTGTGREIWAEAIARQWSDVFGVEVKLDQVASENTWPGIKSREVQSPVTLGAPAGHPSPIDTLGPSYSSSGSVNGSFYHNDAFDALLQQAAATGDPDEQKALYNEAKDLVIADMPSILLWTYPSTYVVSERAQAYEPDAFNKGEFSQVAVN comes from the coding sequence ATGTCTCGACTCTTCTCCCTCCGACGAGGGGGCCTCATCGCCGCGGCCCTCTCGATCTCGCTGATCGCCACCGGATGCGCCCCGTCGCAGAGCTCCGCCGACGCCGCCGACGGCGACGCGGTGCTGCGCGTCGGCATCCAGAAGCCGACCAGCCTCATCCCCGGCAACAGCACCGGGCTGTTCGCCAACACTGTCGTCGGCGCGGTGTTCGACGGTCTCGTCGCCTTCGACCCGGTCTCGGGGCAGCCCCAGAACCTCGTGGCCGAGACGATCGAGTCCGACGACCAGCGAGTGTGGAAGATCACCCTCAAGGACGGTTGGACGTTCCACAACGGCGAAGCCGTCGACGCCGAAGCGTTCGCGCGAGGCTGGAACGCCGCCGTCGCGCCCGAGAACGCCTGGGTGCAGGCCAAGCAGTTCTCCAACATCGTGGGATACGACGCCGTCGCCCCCGCCGAAGGCGAGCCCACGGCGGAGGTGCTGGCGGGCGTCACTGTCGACGGCCCGCTGCAGCTGACCGTCGAGCTCGTCGAACCCGACAGCCAGTTCCCGTTCCTGCTCGCCAAGTCGTACTACTCGCCGATCCCGCAGGCAGCGCTCGATGACCCCGAGGGCTTCGCGAAGCAGCCGATCGGAAACGGCGCCTACCGGGTGACCGAGCCGTGGACCGGCGGCGCCGAGATCGTCACCGAGCGCTACGACGACTACGCCGGCGGCGACGTGCTCAACGGCGGCGTGGTGTTCCAGGTCTACACCGGCAACGACATCGCCTACACCGACTACGAAGCCGGTTCGGTCGACATCGTCTCGCTGAACCCGGCCGACATCCCGACCGCCGAGGCGTCCTACCCCGACCTCGTGCGCCGGGCCGCCGTCGACGACTGGCGCAACTACCTCAGCCTGCCGACCTACCTGCCGGGCTACGACGACCCGCAGATCAGGAAGGCACTGTCGCTGGCCATCGACCGCGACGCCATCATCACCTCGCTGCTCGACGGCGAGGCGCACGTCGCCACCGACGTCGACATCCCGGTCAGCGTCGGCTACCGCGACGACGCCTGCGGAGAGCTGTGCCAGTACGACCCCGAGCGCGCCAAGCAACTCTGGGACGAGGCCGGTGGCATCCCCGGAGAGCTGCGCATCGCCTCGGTGACCGGCACCGGTCGTGAGATCTGGGCAGAGGCCATCGCCCGACAGTGGAGCGACGTCTTCGGCGTCGAGGTCAAGCTCGATCAGGTCGCCTCCGAGAACACGTGGCCCGGCATCAAGAGCCGCGAGGTGCAGTCGCCCGTCACCCTGGGCGCACCGGCCGGTCACCCGTCGCCGATCGACACGCTCGGACCGTCCTACTCGTCGAGCGGAAGCGTGAACGGCTCGTTCTATCACAACGACGCATTCGACGCCCTGCTGCAGCAGGCGGCCGCTACCGGGGATCCCGATGAGCAGAAGGCGCTGTACAACGAGGCGAAGGACCTGGTCATCGCCGACATGCCCTCGATTCTGCTGTGGACCTACCCAAGCACGTACGTCGTCTCGGAACGCGCTCAGGCGTACGAGCCCGACGCCTTCAACAAGGGCGAGTTCTCGCAGGTCGCGGTGAACTGA
- a CDS encoding dipeptide ABC transporter ATP-binding protein, protein MSPQWTTPPSGDPHREHTDGQTVLDVVDLAVSYGDREVVSAVDFRLRAGETVAIVGESGSGKTTVINAVLGLLPRNARTSGSVVLQGREILGADESEIRPLRGTALAYVPQDPMSNLNPVMRVGNQVAEAASVTRDATAAVYRERAIDALGRAGLDDARERYRLYPHQFSGGMRQRALIAAGVVNAPTVLIADEPTSALDVTVQRVILDNLAELTAESGTAVLLITHDLGLAAERADRVIVMHHGRIVEQGASRDVLFAPQDEYTKALVAAAPFAVANRFGDGERASAAPRGNATAQPSTDTAPALRVDGLSKVYPARGWGKNRRPPFTAVEDVSFSIPAGRTLAIAGESGSGKSTTAQMVLQLLRPTSGSIVFQGRDTASLSKRQMKGFRRAVQSIFQDPYASLDPLFSIERSLREPLDAFAIGTPDERDARVLELLDLVQLPRTVRYRTASELSGGQRQRVAIARALAPSPELVVCDEPVSALDVLVQAQILDVLTEAQRELGVSYLFISHDLSVIAEISHDLLVMRRGAVVEHGATADVLGDPQHPYTRELIDAIPGRALFRDAVGA, encoded by the coding sequence ATGTCCCCCCAATGGACCACCCCGCCATCAGGAGACCCGCACCGCGAACACACGGACGGGCAGACGGTTCTCGACGTCGTCGACCTCGCCGTCTCGTACGGCGACCGCGAGGTCGTGAGCGCCGTCGACTTCCGCCTTCGGGCTGGCGAAACCGTCGCCATCGTCGGCGAGTCCGGCTCGGGCAAGACGACCGTCATCAACGCCGTGCTCGGCCTGCTTCCGCGCAACGCCCGCACCTCGGGCAGCGTCGTCCTGCAGGGGCGCGAGATCCTCGGCGCCGACGAGAGCGAGATCCGTCCGCTGCGCGGCACCGCGCTCGCGTACGTTCCGCAGGACCCGATGTCGAACCTCAACCCCGTCATGCGCGTCGGCAACCAGGTGGCCGAAGCAGCCAGCGTGACCCGCGACGCCACAGCCGCCGTCTACCGCGAGCGCGCGATCGATGCGCTCGGCAGGGCCGGCCTCGATGACGCACGGGAACGCTACCGCCTCTATCCGCATCAGTTCTCGGGCGGCATGCGTCAGCGCGCGCTCATCGCAGCGGGGGTCGTCAACGCACCAACCGTGCTGATCGCCGACGAACCGACCTCGGCGCTCGACGTGACTGTGCAGCGGGTGATCCTCGACAACCTCGCCGAGCTCACCGCCGAGTCCGGCACCGCGGTGCTGCTGATCACGCACGATCTGGGGCTCGCCGCCGAACGGGCCGACCGCGTGATCGTGATGCACCACGGGCGCATCGTCGAGCAGGGGGCCTCGAGAGACGTGCTGTTCGCGCCGCAGGACGAGTACACGAAGGCACTCGTCGCCGCGGCTCCGTTCGCCGTGGCCAATCGCTTCGGCGACGGCGAACGGGCGTCCGCAGCGCCGCGCGGCAACGCGACTGCGCAGCCGTCAACGGACACGGCCCCGGCGCTCCGCGTCGACGGCCTGTCAAAGGTGTATCCGGCTCGCGGCTGGGGCAAGAACCGTCGCCCACCCTTCACCGCGGTCGAGGACGTGTCCTTCTCCATCCCCGCCGGTCGCACGCTCGCGATCGCCGGGGAATCAGGATCTGGCAAGAGCACCACTGCGCAGATGGTGCTGCAGCTGCTGCGCCCGACCAGCGGGTCCATCGTCTTTCAGGGACGTGACACCGCCTCGCTGTCGAAACGGCAGATGAAGGGTTTCCGTCGCGCGGTGCAGTCCATCTTCCAAGACCCGTACGCATCACTCGACCCGTTGTTCTCGATCGAACGCAGCCTGCGCGAGCCGCTCGACGCGTTCGCCATCGGAACGCCGGACGAACGCGATGCGCGCGTGCTGGAACTGCTCGACCTGGTGCAACTGCCCCGCACGGTGCGATACCGCACGGCCAGTGAGCTCTCGGGAGGGCAGCGCCAGCGCGTCGCGATCGCCCGCGCGCTCGCCCCGTCACCCGAACTCGTCGTGTGCGACGAACCCGTCTCGGCGCTCGACGTGTTGGTGCAGGCGCAGATCCTCGACGTGCTCACCGAGGCGCAGCGCGAACTCGGCGTCTCCTACCTGTTCATCTCGCACGACCTGAGCGTGATCGCCGAGATCTCCCACGACCTGCTCGTCATGCGCAGAGGAGCGGTCGTCGAGCACGGCGCCACTGCCGACGTTCTCGGTGATCCGCAGCATCCGTACACCCGAGAACTGATCGATGCGATCCCCGGACGCGCGCTGTTCCGCGACGCCGTCGGCGCGTAG
- a CDS encoding RraA family protein has product MTRGARFFRTGAMAPRLDEQLVDRLRASSTATLGHLTDLGFVRGLTAIAPIRSSFVGSALTVRIPHADSTAVHHALGLAQPGDVLVIDQSGDDARSSFGGTLAGIAADAGVVAAISNGRTNDVDEIAELGFPLFSRGATPLTTRLHGFEGRINDPVSAGGVAVLPGDVVFGDADGVCVIPRTDAQRILQTLEELDADPVILGLRDAVRAGTPLGSITGASALYEANHG; this is encoded by the coding sequence ATGACCCGCGGGGCACGTTTCTTCCGTACCGGAGCGATGGCACCCCGCCTCGACGAGCAGCTGGTCGACCGGCTGCGCGCGTCGTCGACCGCGACGCTCGGCCATCTGACCGATCTCGGCTTCGTGCGCGGACTGACCGCCATCGCCCCGATCCGGTCGTCTTTCGTCGGAAGCGCGCTCACCGTGCGCATCCCCCATGCCGATTCCACGGCCGTGCACCATGCCCTGGGCCTGGCGCAGCCGGGCGACGTGCTCGTCATCGATCAATCCGGCGATGACGCGCGCTCATCGTTCGGCGGTACGCTCGCCGGCATCGCGGCCGATGCGGGCGTCGTCGCCGCGATCAGCAACGGCCGCACCAACGACGTCGACGAGATCGCCGAGCTCGGCTTCCCGCTGTTCTCGCGCGGCGCGACTCCGCTGACGACGCGACTCCACGGGTTCGAGGGCCGCATCAACGACCCCGTGAGCGCCGGCGGTGTCGCCGTGCTGCCCGGTGATGTCGTCTTCGGCGACGCCGATGGTGTCTGTGTGATTCCGCGCACGGACGCGCAGCGGATCCTGCAAACCCTCGAAGAGCTCGATGCCGATCCCGTGATCCTGGGTCTGCGCGATGCCGTGCGTGCGGGCACTCCGCTCGGTTCGATCACCGGCGCGAGCGCCCTGTACGAGGCGAACCATGGGTGA
- a CDS encoding carbon-nitrogen hydrolase family protein, whose translation MGERLRVGAVQLHSPLSPAECAVQCGEWIAAGRKAALDLLVLPESASSRTDDPAETPVAEPLDGPFVQSLIAALDGSGLTVIAGITESAGDRPFNTVVVVDATGIRAVYRKLHLYDAAGMRESDAIRPGEHAPPVIDVGGFGVGVMTCYDIRFPETARALALQGADVLAVPTSWVRGPLKEAHWSTFCAARALESTCFVIGAGQTGGTRIGCSMIVAPDGTTMASAGVEQTLLVTEFDRARVDAARTAFPLLAQRRFDLDLVPRPPELVSGVRRHDG comes from the coding sequence ATGGGTGAGCGTCTGCGGGTCGGCGCCGTCCAGCTGCACTCCCCGCTCTCTCCCGCCGAATGCGCGGTGCAGTGCGGTGAGTGGATCGCCGCGGGACGCAAGGCCGCACTGGATCTGCTGGTGCTGCCCGAGTCGGCGTCCAGCCGCACGGACGACCCTGCCGAGACACCGGTCGCCGAACCGCTCGACGGCCCGTTCGTGCAGTCGTTGATCGCGGCGCTCGACGGCAGCGGTCTGACAGTGATCGCCGGGATCACCGAGTCGGCCGGCGATCGCCCGTTCAACACGGTCGTGGTCGTCGATGCCACGGGCATCCGCGCGGTCTACCGAAAACTCCACCTCTACGACGCGGCCGGCATGCGCGAATCCGATGCGATCCGCCCGGGCGAGCATGCTCCCCCGGTGATCGACGTCGGCGGCTTCGGCGTCGGCGTGATGACCTGCTACGACATCCGCTTTCCCGAGACGGCGCGCGCGCTGGCCCTGCAGGGGGCCGACGTTCTCGCCGTACCGACGTCGTGGGTGCGCGGGCCTTTGAAAGAGGCGCACTGGAGCACGTTCTGCGCAGCGCGCGCCCTGGAGTCGACCTGCTTCGTGATCGGGGCGGGTCAGACCGGCGGCACTCGGATCGGATGCTCGATGATCGTGGCGCCGGACGGCACGACGATGGCCTCGGCCGGGGTCGAGCAGACGCTGTTGGTCACCGAATTCGATCGCGCCCGGGTGGATGCTGCCCGCACGGCGTTCCCGCTGCTCGCGCAGCGTCGATTCGACCTCGATCTGGTTCCTCGTCCGCCCGAGCTCGTCAGCGGGGTCCGCCGCCATGACGGGTAA
- a CDS encoding aminotransferase class I/II-fold pyridoxal phosphate-dependent enzyme: MTGNGAMPAWARRDVFPDVTPRGIASSIATSIRDDVIAPGEALPTVRDLAAELRVSPSTISAAWGLLKRRGLIAGTGKSGVRVTSASGQVRRLELMSTVPGTRDLRLLHPDVSLLPALDQALIGAAQQPNLNEYYDSPILPELETAIAPTWPVRSHRFAVANGGADAIWAVLHAHSVPGDRVVVEMPTQPQLISLMVDLGLSIVPVPYGPDGLDERALRDALQTLPAAVFLQPRSQAPTGRSMTRENRDRIVSHMSGRHQPLVIEYDDLGPLSRREYWSTAELRPAHTVVIRSYEKSYGPDLRLAVIGGPDEVIQRAHAEIRLTRQWTSRILQSALLWMLRDGATEQQVQRARAEYGARLDAFTEALRARGVDVDSDDGFCAWVPVHDEGRTIEALALQGVVALRGESSWSAPNPPHVRIATSRLPVEDAAAIADALVRTGEVTR, translated from the coding sequence ATGACGGGTAACGGTGCGATGCCGGCCTGGGCCCGGCGCGATGTCTTCCCCGATGTGACGCCCCGCGGCATCGCATCGTCGATCGCGACGTCCATCCGCGATGATGTCATCGCCCCCGGCGAAGCCCTGCCCACGGTGCGCGACCTCGCGGCCGAGCTGCGGGTGAGTCCCTCGACGATCTCTGCGGCCTGGGGCCTGCTCAAGCGGCGCGGTCTGATCGCCGGTACGGGCAAGTCCGGAGTGCGGGTCACGAGCGCGAGCGGTCAGGTGCGCCGACTCGAGCTGATGTCGACGGTGCCGGGCACACGCGATCTGCGCCTGTTGCATCCGGATGTCTCGCTGCTGCCGGCCCTGGATCAGGCCTTGATCGGGGCCGCGCAGCAACCGAATCTCAACGAGTACTACGACTCCCCGATCCTGCCCGAGCTCGAAACGGCCATCGCCCCGACGTGGCCGGTGCGCTCCCATCGCTTCGCCGTGGCGAACGGTGGCGCCGACGCGATCTGGGCAGTGCTGCACGCACACTCGGTGCCGGGTGACCGTGTTGTCGTCGAGATGCCCACGCAGCCGCAGCTGATCAGCCTGATGGTCGATCTCGGGCTGAGCATCGTGCCGGTGCCGTACGGGCCCGACGGTCTCGACGAGCGTGCGCTGCGCGATGCGCTGCAGACGCTGCCCGCCGCGGTGTTCCTGCAACCGCGTTCACAGGCGCCGACCGGGCGTTCGATGACGCGCGAGAACCGCGACCGCATCGTCTCGCACATGAGCGGACGCCACCAGCCCCTGGTGATCGAATACGACGACCTCGGGCCGCTCTCGCGCCGCGAATACTGGTCGACGGCCGAGCTGCGCCCCGCGCACACGGTCGTCATCCGCTCGTACGAGAAGTCGTACGGTCCCGACCTGCGTCTGGCGGTCATCGGCGGACCCGACGAGGTCATCCAGCGCGCGCACGCCGAGATCCGTCTCACCCGACAGTGGACCTCGCGTATTCTGCAGTCGGCCCTGCTGTGGATGCTGCGCGACGGCGCCACAGAACAGCAGGTGCAGCGCGCGCGCGCCGAGTACGGGGCGCGTCTCGACGCCTTCACCGAGGCATTGCGCGCGCGAGGTGTCGATGTCGACTCCGACGACGGGTTCTGCGCATGGGTGCCGGTGCACGACGAAGGGCGCACGATCGAGGCACTCGCACTGCAGGGCGTCGTCGCACTGCGCGGCGAGTCGTCCTGGTCGGCCCCCAACCCGCCGCACGTGCGCATCGCCACGTCACGCCTCCCGGTCGAGGATGCCGCCGCGATCGCTGATGCGCTGGTGCGCACCGGTGAGGTGACGCGATGA
- a CDS encoding alpha/beta hydrolase family protein, which translates to MRFGTGTALVKDPRFSWWSAVPESPCGAVAVLIHGSDRDPVGMRREFLDWAERTGTALLAPLFPAGVPDAGDANGYKQLRSGDTHFDDVLQWTLDAFIERELLDVDRLELFGFSGGAQFAHRLALVHPSDWSAAAFAAPGNVTLLGSEHAWWPGVGDFATVFGRERDHARLQALPVHVLVGADDDGSGVIHVGEHEPRWRAGANDAGSTRVDRARHLAQNWHEHGVPATFEIVAGAAHDLAPLAPQAQAFFDRVRRADDFSDAREGN; encoded by the coding sequence ATGAGGTTCGGAACCGGTACCGCACTCGTGAAGGACCCGCGGTTCAGCTGGTGGAGCGCCGTGCCGGAGTCGCCCTGTGGGGCGGTTGCGGTGCTCATCCATGGCAGTGATCGCGATCCGGTCGGCATGCGCCGGGAGTTCCTCGACTGGGCGGAGCGCACCGGCACTGCGCTGCTGGCACCGTTGTTCCCCGCCGGCGTGCCCGATGCGGGCGACGCGAACGGGTACAAGCAGCTGCGGTCGGGTGACACGCACTTCGATGACGTTCTGCAGTGGACGCTCGACGCCTTCATCGAACGGGAGCTGTTGGACGTCGACCGGCTCGAGCTGTTCGGGTTCTCGGGTGGCGCCCAGTTCGCCCATCGGCTGGCCCTCGTGCATCCCTCGGATTGGTCGGCGGCGGCGTTCGCGGCCCCCGGAAACGTGACCCTGCTGGGTTCCGAGCATGCCTGGTGGCCGGGCGTGGGCGACTTCGCCACGGTGTTCGGGCGTGAGCGCGATCACGCCCGGCTCCAGGCGTTGCCGGTGCACGTCTTGGTCGGAGCAGACGACGACGGCTCCGGCGTCATCCACGTCGGCGAGCATGAGCCCCGCTGGCGGGCCGGCGCCAACGACGCCGGCAGCACGCGCGTCGACCGCGCCCGCCACCTGGCACAGAACTGGCACGAGCACGGCGTACCGGCGACGTTCGAGATCGTCGCCGGTGCCGCGCACGACCTTGCACCTCTCGCACCCCAAGCACAGGCGTTCTTCGACCGCGTCCGCCGGGCCGACGACTTCTCCGACGCCCGGGAAGGGAACTGA